A single Pantoea rwandensis DNA region contains:
- the dusC gene encoding tRNA dihydrouridine(16) synthase DusC yields MRVLLAPMEGVLDSLVRELLSGVNDYDLCVTEFLRVVDQLLPVKSFYRLCPELHNSSRTPSGTRVRMQLLGQYPEWLAENAARAVELGSWGVDLNCGCPSKLVNGSGGGATLLKDPELIYRGAKAMREAVPDHLPVTVKVRLGWDSGERRFEIADAVQQAGASELVVHGRTKEEGYRAESINWQAIGEIRQRLSIPVIANGEIWSWQDAQDCLRITGCDAVMLGRGALNIPNLGRVVKYNEAPMPWPEVVELLLKYTQLEKQGDTGMYHVARIKQWLGYLRKAYNEADGLFSEIRTLRVSAEIATAIERHALQLTAPV; encoded by the coding sequence ATGAGGGTATTACTGGCACCGATGGAGGGCGTGCTGGATTCGCTGGTACGCGAACTGCTCTCCGGGGTAAATGATTATGATCTGTGCGTCACTGAGTTTTTGCGCGTGGTCGATCAACTGCTGCCAGTAAAATCCTTTTACCGTTTGTGTCCCGAGCTGCACAACAGCAGCCGAACGCCTTCCGGTACGCGCGTGCGTATGCAGCTCCTCGGGCAATACCCTGAGTGGCTGGCAGAAAACGCCGCGCGTGCGGTGGAGCTTGGCTCCTGGGGCGTCGATCTCAACTGCGGCTGTCCATCAAAGCTGGTGAACGGCAGTGGCGGCGGCGCCACCTTACTCAAAGATCCTGAGCTGATTTATCGCGGCGCGAAAGCGATGCGCGAAGCCGTACCCGATCACCTTCCCGTCACGGTGAAAGTGCGTCTGGGATGGGATTCGGGTGAACGCCGCTTTGAAATTGCCGATGCGGTGCAGCAGGCCGGCGCCAGCGAGCTGGTGGTGCACGGTCGCACCAAAGAAGAGGGCTATCGCGCTGAAAGCATTAACTGGCAGGCAATTGGCGAAATTCGCCAGCGTCTGTCGATTCCGGTGATCGCCAACGGTGAGATCTGGAGCTGGCAGGATGCGCAAGACTGTCTGCGCATCACCGGTTGCGATGCGGTGATGCTGGGCCGCGGTGCGCTCAACATCCCGAATCTCGGTCGTGTGGTGAAATATAACGAAGCACCGATGCCGTGGCCTGAAGTGGTCGAACTGCTGCTCAAATATACGCAGTTAGAGAAGCAGGGCGATACCGGCATGTATCACGTCGCCCGCATCAAACAGTGGCTCGGCTATTTGCGTAAAGCCTATAACGAAGCCGATGGGCTGTTCAGTGAAATCCGCACCCTGCGCGTATCGGCCGAGATCGCCACGGCGATTGAGCGCCACGCTCTTCAGTTAACCGCACCGGTTTAA
- the moaE gene encoding molybdopterin synthase catalytic subunit MoaE — protein sequence MVTRIRVGVEPFDVGEEYRQLAAHDSDGAVVTFTGKVRNHNLGDSVAALTLEHYPGMTEKALAEIVEEARQRWALQQVTVIHRVGELFPGDEIVFVGVSSAHRSSAFAATEFIMDYLKTRAPFWKREATEQGERWVDARDSDHQAADRWK from the coding sequence ATGGTCACACGTATTCGCGTTGGCGTTGAGCCTTTTGATGTCGGCGAGGAGTATCGCCAACTCGCCGCGCATGACAGTGATGGCGCGGTGGTCACCTTTACCGGCAAAGTGCGCAATCACAATCTCGGTGACAGCGTGGCCGCTTTAACCCTGGAACACTATCCGGGTATGACGGAAAAAGCGCTGGCAGAAATTGTCGAAGAGGCGCGTCAGCGCTGGGCGTTGCAGCAGGTGACGGTGATTCATCGCGTGGGCGAACTGTTCCCCGGCGATGAAATTGTGTTTGTGGGAGTGAGCAGCGCCCACCGCAGCAGCGCGTTTGCCGCCACCGAATTCATCATGGACTACCTGAAAACCCGCGCGCCGTTCTGGAAGCGTGAAGCCACTGAACAGGGCGAACGCTGGGTCGATGCGCGCGACAGTGACCATCAGGCCGCCGATCGCTGGAAGTAG
- the moaD gene encoding molybdopterin synthase sulfur carrier subunit, with protein MIKVLFFAQVRELTGTSTLELAPEYQDVATLRAALASKNDRWALALESGKLLAAVNQTLVPMTHPLRAGDEVAFFPPVTGG; from the coding sequence ATGATTAAGGTGCTGTTTTTCGCTCAGGTCCGTGAATTGACCGGCACCAGCACGCTGGAGCTGGCACCGGAGTATCAGGATGTCGCCACGCTGCGAGCCGCGCTGGCCAGCAAGAACGATCGCTGGGCGCTGGCGCTCGAATCCGGCAAGTTGCTGGCAGCGGTCAATCAGACGCTGGTGCCGATGACTCATCCTCTGCGTGCGGGTGATGAAGTGGCATTCTTCCCGCCGGTCACCGGAGGATGA
- a CDS encoding DUF1615 domain-containing protein has translation MNTTKLLKGAALLTALVLAGCSTKKEPQAPARQPADVKSQIQKLLPNDVSQKSAWADDIYTAFRVQQIDPSASNVCAVIAVTDQESNFSADAPVPGLPKIAWGEIDRRAAKVHVPAFLVRTALLIKSPTGESYAARLDKVRSEKELSAIFDDFIDMVPMGQKLFGNLNPIHTGGPMQVSIEFAEAHAKGYPYAIDGSIRREVFTRRGGIYFGTLHLLGYPADYSQMLYRFADFNAGWYASRNAAFQAAVARASGIKLALDGDLIMYGSEQAGSTELAVRTLSKQLDMSNREIRRDLEKGDTESFSNSTLWKQTFILADKMAGKRLPREMLPGIKLESPKITRNLTTAWFAQRVNGRYQQCLTRR, from the coding sequence ATGAATACCACTAAATTGCTCAAAGGCGCGGCGCTGCTCACCGCGCTGGTACTGGCCGGATGTAGTACCAAAAAAGAACCGCAGGCCCCTGCGCGTCAACCTGCCGACGTCAAATCCCAAATTCAGAAGTTACTGCCGAACGATGTCAGCCAAAAAAGCGCCTGGGCGGACGACATCTACACGGCATTTCGCGTCCAGCAGATCGATCCCAGCGCCAGTAACGTCTGCGCGGTGATCGCCGTCACCGATCAGGAGTCCAATTTCAGTGCCGATGCGCCAGTGCCAGGTTTACCCAAAATCGCCTGGGGTGAAATTGACCGCCGCGCTGCCAAAGTCCATGTCCCCGCGTTCTTAGTGCGCACCGCCTTACTGATTAAGTCGCCCACCGGGGAAAGCTACGCCGCGCGACTGGATAAGGTGCGCAGTGAGAAAGAGCTGAGCGCAATTTTCGATGATTTTATCGACATGGTGCCGATGGGGCAGAAGCTGTTTGGCAATCTCAATCCGATTCACACCGGCGGGCCGATGCAGGTCAGCATTGAATTTGCTGAAGCACATGCCAAAGGCTATCCGTACGCGATTGATGGCTCGATTCGTCGTGAGGTGTTTACCCGCCGAGGCGGCATCTACTTTGGCACGCTGCATCTGCTCGGCTATCCGGCGGATTACAGCCAGATGCTGTACCGTTTTGCCGATTTCAATGCGGGTTGGTACGCCAGTCGCAACGCCGCTTTCCAGGCAGCCGTGGCGCGCGCCAGCGGCATCAAACTGGCGCTGGATGGCGATCTGATTATGTACGGCAGCGAGCAAGCGGGTTCCACCGAATTAGCGGTACGCACGCTGAGCAAGCAACTGGATATGAGCAATCGGGAAATCCGTCGCGACCTGGAGAAGGGCGATACGGAAAGCTTCAGCAACAGCACCCTCTGGAAGCAGACGTTTATTCTGGCTGATAAAATGGCCGGTAAACGTCTGCCGCGTGAAATGCTGCCGGGCATTAAACTTGAGAGCCCCAAGATTACCCGCAACCTGACTACCGCCTGGTTTGCCCAGCGCGTAAATGGCCGATATCAGCAGTGCTTGACGCGCCGTTGA
- a CDS encoding lysylphosphatidylglycerol synthase domain-containing protein yields MNKKHSRWQWAKKILTWLFFIAVIVLLVIYARKVNWQDVYQVIVGYNRYVVLGAAALVVVSYLTYGVYDLIGRAYCGHKLAKRQVMLVSFICYAFNLTLSTWVGGVAMRYRLYSRLGLPGGTITRIFSMSIATNWLGYLLLAGVVFVAGMVPIPPRWFIGESTLRIIGAVLLALVAIYLWACAFAKKRRWTVKGQHLQLPSLRMALIQFAVSSANWLVMGTIIWLLLARQVDYPQVLGVLLISSIAGVIIHIPAGIGVLEAVFLALLAGEHVSHGTIIAALLAYRVLYFILPLLLALVLYLVLESRAKHLRQKNERKMAKSDAG; encoded by the coding sequence ATGAACAAAAAACATTCGCGCTGGCAATGGGCAAAGAAAATCCTTACCTGGCTGTTTTTTATTGCGGTAATCGTGCTGCTGGTGATCTATGCGCGCAAAGTGAACTGGCAGGACGTTTATCAGGTGATCGTAGGCTATAACCGCTATGTGGTGCTGGGCGCGGCGGCGCTGGTGGTGGTCAGCTATCTCACCTATGGCGTGTATGACTTGATCGGCCGCGCCTACTGCGGACACAAACTGGCCAAGCGTCAGGTGATGCTGGTGTCGTTTATTTGTTACGCCTTCAACCTGACGCTCAGTACCTGGGTGGGCGGCGTGGCAATGCGTTATCGTCTCTATTCCCGTCTCGGCCTGCCCGGCGGCACTATAACGCGCATCTTTTCCATGAGTATCGCCACTAACTGGCTTGGCTATCTCCTGCTGGCGGGCGTGGTGTTTGTCGCGGGCATGGTACCGATTCCGCCGCGCTGGTTTATTGGCGAAAGCACTCTGCGCATTATAGGTGCCGTGTTATTAGCGCTGGTCGCGATTTATTTGTGGGCCTGCGCCTTTGCAAAAAAACGCCGCTGGACAGTCAAGGGGCAGCATTTACAGTTGCCGTCGCTACGTATGGCGCTGATTCAGTTTGCCGTCTCCAGTGCAAACTGGCTGGTGATGGGCACCATTATCTGGCTTCTGCTGGCGCGACAGGTGGATTACCCGCAAGTGCTGGGGGTGTTACTGATCAGCAGTATCGCTGGGGTGATCATTCATATTCCGGCGGGCATCGGGGTGCTGGAAGCGGTGTTTCTGGCGCTACTGGCTGGCGAGCATGTTTCGCACGGAACCATTATTGCCGCCCTGCTGGCTTATCGCGTGCTGTACTTTATTTTGCCGCTGCTGCTGGCGCTGGTGTTGTATCTGGTGCTGGAGAGCCGTGCAAAACATCTGCGGCAGAAGAATGAGCGCAAGATGGCGAAATCAGACGCGGGATAA
- a CDS encoding YbhQ family protein: MKWSNRVQIVTGQTCLHIAMHLLVIAALVWGWKHKALVEVSSTLVAAYAVVFIAMLALQRSARLRRMGDALEEVTTTYYFGAAMLTLFLISRFIHNNLLIGCLGVVMLVGPALVSLLAKEPAHRVEKKRS; the protein is encoded by the coding sequence ATGAAATGGTCTAATCGTGTTCAGATCGTTACCGGTCAAACCTGTTTGCACATTGCCATGCACCTGCTGGTGATTGCCGCGCTGGTTTGGGGCTGGAAGCACAAGGCGCTGGTTGAAGTGAGCAGTACCCTGGTAGCAGCTTATGCAGTGGTGTTTATCGCCATGCTGGCTCTGCAGCGTAGTGCCCGTTTACGTCGCATGGGTGACGCGCTGGAAGAAGTCACGACAACGTACTACTTCGGCGCAGCGATGTTGACGCTGTTCCTGATCTCTCGCTTCATCCATAACAACCTGTTGATCGGTTGCCTGGGCGTGGTGATGTTGGTCGGGCCGGCACTGGTGTCACTGCTGGCGAAAGAACCCGCGCATCGCGTGGAGAAAAAACGCAGCTAA
- a CDS encoding endonuclease/exonuclease/phosphatase family protein, whose amino-acid sequence MPQNTQGFSFKVLTINTHKGFTSFNRRFILPELRDAVRATSADIVFLQEVMGTHAIHSLHIENWPENSHYEYLADTMWHDFAYGRNAVYPEGHHGNAILSRFPIVEYENLDISVAGSEKRGMLHCQIRLPDRPDPLHVICVHLGLKAQHRQAQMKMMSDRINALPHDAPLVVAGDFNDWQVRANRFLKRSAGLQEVFSMKNGRPARTFPARFPLLRLDRIYIRNATVSQPWALPVKPWSHLSDHAPLAVEIFL is encoded by the coding sequence ATGCCACAAAACACGCAAGGATTTTCATTTAAAGTCCTGACGATCAATACCCACAAGGGGTTCACCAGCTTTAACCGCCGCTTTATCCTGCCGGAATTGCGCGACGCTGTCCGCGCCACCTCGGCGGATATCGTCTTCCTGCAAGAGGTGATGGGCACCCACGCTATCCATTCGCTGCACATTGAGAACTGGCCGGAAAACTCTCATTACGAGTATCTGGCCGATACCATGTGGCATGATTTTGCCTATGGCCGTAACGCAGTTTATCCCGAGGGACATCACGGGAACGCGATATTGTCACGTTTCCCCATTGTTGAATATGAAAATCTCGATATTTCTGTGGCGGGAAGCGAAAAGCGCGGCATGTTGCACTGTCAGATTCGCCTGCCGGATCGGCCCGATCCGCTGCATGTCATCTGTGTGCATTTAGGGCTAAAAGCGCAGCATCGCCAGGCGCAGATGAAGATGATGAGCGATCGCATCAACGCCCTGCCACATGATGCGCCGCTGGTGGTAGCCGGGGATTTCAACGACTGGCAGGTGCGTGCCAACCGCTTCCTGAAGCGCAGCGCGGGATTGCAGGAAGTGTTCAGCATGAAAAATGGCCGCCCGGCACGCACCTTCCCGGCACGTTTTCCGCTGTTGCGGCTTGATCGCATTTATATCCGCAACGCCACCGTCAGTCAGCCCTGGGCGCTGCCAGTGAAACCCTGGTCACACCTTTCCGATCATGCCCCTTTGGCCGTGGAGATTTTTCTATGA
- the clsB gene encoding cardiolipin synthase ClsB: MNFSWREGNQLRLLENGDQFFPCVSAAIQRAERSLLLETFILFEDDVGNALHSDLLAAAQRGVKVEVMVDGYGSHDLSDAFVNTLTEAGVRFLYYDPRPLVMGMRTNVFRRLHRKIVVVDDALAFVGGINFSAEHNTDYGPEAKQDYAVEVKGPVVLDIARYVQQAIGSKQTTRRWWGGRSPRLAVNAMPGDAQVLFVYRDNDDHRDDIEQHYLDMLRKAKQDVIIANAYFFPGYRLLREMRSAAQRGVRVRLIVQGEPDMPIVKVGAELLYNYLVDAGVEVYEYCRRPLHGKIAVQDQHWATVGSSNLDPLSLSLNLEANLIVHDRTFNQTLRDNLEALLQHDCVRVQDDKLPPRTWWHLTKSVIVFHFLRHFPAIAGWLPAHTPSLAQVDPPAQPEMETQDRVETGNEGAKP, encoded by the coding sequence ATGAATTTCAGCTGGCGTGAAGGCAATCAATTACGGTTGCTGGAGAACGGCGATCAATTCTTTCCCTGCGTTTCAGCCGCGATTCAACGTGCCGAGCGCTCGCTGTTGCTGGAGACGTTTATTCTGTTTGAAGACGACGTCGGCAATGCGCTGCATAGCGATCTGCTGGCGGCGGCGCAGCGTGGCGTGAAGGTCGAAGTGATGGTGGATGGCTATGGCTCACACGATCTCTCCGACGCGTTTGTGAACACGCTAACCGAAGCCGGCGTGCGTTTTCTCTATTACGATCCGCGCCCGCTGGTGATGGGCATGCGCACCAATGTTTTCCGCCGCCTGCACCGTAAAATTGTGGTGGTGGATGATGCCCTCGCCTTTGTTGGCGGCATCAACTTCTCCGCTGAGCACAACACCGATTACGGCCCGGAGGCAAAGCAGGATTATGCGGTTGAAGTTAAGGGACCGGTGGTGCTGGATATTGCTCGCTATGTGCAGCAGGCCATCGGCAGCAAACAGACTACACGGCGCTGGTGGGGAGGACGTTCACCGCGGCTGGCGGTCAACGCCATGCCCGGCGATGCGCAAGTGCTGTTTGTCTATCGCGATAACGATGACCATCGCGACGACATTGAACAGCACTATCTCGATATGCTGCGCAAGGCAAAGCAGGATGTGATCATCGCCAATGCCTATTTCTTCCCCGGCTATCGACTGTTACGTGAAATGCGCAGTGCAGCACAAAGAGGTGTGCGCGTGCGGCTGATCGTGCAGGGCGAACCGGATATGCCCATTGTCAAAGTGGGCGCCGAATTGCTTTACAACTATCTGGTGGATGCCGGGGTTGAAGTCTACGAATATTGCCGCCGCCCGTTGCACGGCAAAATTGCGGTGCAGGATCAGCACTGGGCCACGGTAGGCTCCAGCAATCTCGATCCCCTGAGTTTATCGCTCAATCTGGAAGCCAATCTCATCGTGCACGATCGCACTTTCAATCAGACGCTGCGTGACAATCTGGAAGCCTTGCTTCAGCACGATTGTGTGCGTGTGCAGGATGACAAACTGCCGCCGCGCACCTGGTGGCACCTCACCAAAAGCGTGATTGTGTTCCATTTCCTGCGTCACTTCCCGGCCATTGCCGGTTGGCTGCCCGCGCACACGCCTTCGCTGGCGCAGGTTGATCCCCCGGCTCAACCGGAAATGGAAACCCAGGATCGGGTCGAAACCGGCAACGAAGGAGCGAAACCCTGA
- a CDS encoding Bax inhibitor-1/YccA family protein: MDRYPRNNSIVQQASTGLQAYMAQVYGWMTCGLLLTAFVSWFAARTPAVMELVFANRITFFGLIIVQLAVVFVLSGMVHRLSSTLATGLFMLYSALTGLTLASIFLVYTYSSIASTFFVTAGMFGAMSFYGYTTKRDLSRFGSLLFMALIGIVLASLVNFWLKSPALMWAITYIGVVVFVGLTAYDTQKLKSIGETIDVNDKENLRRYSIMGALTLYLDFINLFLMLLRIFGNRR, from the coding sequence ATGGACCGATATCCACGTAATAATTCTATCGTGCAGCAGGCGTCCACCGGGCTGCAGGCGTATATGGCGCAGGTTTATGGCTGGATGACTTGCGGCTTGCTGCTAACCGCCTTTGTCTCCTGGTTTGCAGCGCGCACGCCGGCGGTGATGGAGCTGGTGTTTGCCAATCGCATCACCTTCTTCGGGCTGATCATTGTGCAGCTGGCGGTGGTCTTTGTGTTGTCGGGCATGGTGCATCGCCTGAGCAGTACCTTAGCCACCGGGTTGTTTATGCTCTATTCGGCGCTGACGGGTCTGACGCTGGCCAGTATTTTCCTCGTCTACACCTACTCCTCGATTGCCAGCACCTTCTTCGTGACGGCAGGGATGTTCGGTGCCATGAGTTTCTACGGTTACACCACCAAGCGTGATCTTAGCCGCTTCGGCAGCCTGCTGTTTATGGCGCTGATTGGTATCGTGCTGGCGTCACTTGTGAACTTCTGGCTGAAAAGCCCGGCGCTGATGTGGGCGATCACCTATATCGGCGTGGTGGTGTTTGTTGGTCTGACCGCTTATGACACCCAGAAGCTGAAATCGATTGGCGAGACCATTGACGTCAATGACAAAGAGAACCTGCGTCGTTACTCAATCATGGGTGCATTGACGCTGTATCTCGACTTCATCAACCTGTTCCTGATGCTGCTGCGTATTTTCGGCAACCGCCGTTAA
- the rhlE gene encoding ATP-dependent RNA helicase RhlE gives MSFDSLGLSADILRAVAEQGYQEPTPIQRQAIPVVLAGRDLLASAQTGTGKTAGFTLPLLQRLTANPSNARGRRPVRALILTPTRELAAQVGENVREYSQYLNIRSLVVFGGVSINPQMMKLRGGVDVLVATPGRLLDLAHQNAVDLSQVEILVLDEADRMLDMGFIHDIRRVLARLPAKRQNLLFSATFSDEIKTLAEKLLTNPEQVEVARRNTASEQVSQQVHFVDKKRKRELLSLMIGRDNWQQVLVFTRTKHGANHLAEQLNKDGITAAAIHGNKSQGARTRALADFKSGGIRVLVATDIAARGLDIEELPHVVNYELPNVAEDYVHRIGRTGRAAATGAALSLVCVDEHKLLRDIERLLKREIPRIELEGFEVDPSIKAEPIQNGRQQQGRGQGRGQGGQGRGQGGNVSRPHSGNGQRPQGGNGARPQGEARPARRQGSSAGQNTPAANSGRRRPAAKKSGNI, from the coding sequence ATGTCATTTGACTCTCTCGGCTTAAGTGCCGATATTTTGCGTGCGGTAGCGGAACAAGGCTACCAGGAACCGACGCCGATTCAGCGTCAGGCCATTCCCGTAGTGCTGGCGGGCCGTGACCTGCTGGCGAGCGCCCAAACCGGTACCGGTAAAACCGCCGGTTTCACGCTGCCACTGTTGCAGCGTCTCACTGCGAATCCTTCTAACGCGCGCGGCCGTCGTCCGGTACGTGCGTTGATCCTCACCCCAACCCGTGAACTGGCGGCGCAGGTGGGCGAGAACGTCCGTGAGTACAGTCAGTATCTCAATATCCGTTCACTGGTGGTCTTCGGTGGCGTGAGCATCAACCCGCAGATGATGAAACTGCGCGGGGGTGTGGATGTGCTGGTGGCGACCCCTGGCCGTCTGCTGGATCTGGCGCATCAAAATGCGGTTGATCTGTCACAGGTCGAAATTCTGGTACTGGATGAAGCGGATCGCATGCTCGATATGGGCTTTATCCACGACATCCGCCGTGTGCTGGCGCGTCTGCCGGCGAAACGTCAGAACCTGCTGTTTTCTGCCACCTTCTCGGATGAGATCAAAACCCTGGCGGAAAAACTGCTCACTAACCCGGAACAGGTTGAAGTGGCGCGTCGTAACACCGCCTCGGAACAGGTTTCACAGCAAGTACACTTCGTTGATAAGAAACGTAAGCGGGAACTGCTGTCGCTGATGATTGGTCGCGATAACTGGCAGCAAGTGCTGGTGTTCACCCGTACCAAACACGGCGCTAACCATCTGGCTGAACAGCTGAACAAAGATGGCATCACCGCAGCGGCGATCCACGGCAATAAAAGCCAGGGCGCGCGTACCCGTGCGTTAGCTGACTTTAAATCCGGTGGCATTCGTGTGCTGGTGGCGACGGATATCGCTGCGCGTGGTCTGGATATCGAAGAACTGCCACACGTCGTGAACTACGAGCTGCCAAACGTGGCGGAAGATTATGTGCATCGTATTGGTCGTACCGGTCGTGCTGCGGCAACCGGCGCCGCGCTGTCACTGGTGTGTGTCGATGAACACAAACTGCTGCGTGACATTGAGCGTTTGCTGAAGCGTGAGATCCCGCGCATTGAGCTGGAAGGTTTTGAAGTAGACCCGAGCATTAAAGCGGAACCGATTCAGAATGGTCGCCAGCAGCAGGGTCGCGGCCAGGGCCGTGGTCAGGGTGGTCAGGGTCGTGGACAAGGCGGTAATGTCTCTCGCCCGCACAGTGGCAACGGTCAGCGTCCACAGGGTGGCAATGGCGCACGTCCACAAGGCGAAGCGCGCCCGGCACGTCGCCAGGGCAGCAGTGCCGGTCAAAATACGCCAGCCGCCAACAGCGGTCGTCGTCGTCCGGCAGCGAAAAAGAGCGGGAACATCTAA